The Nitratidesulfovibrio sp. SRB-5 genomic sequence GGCCTGGCGCATGGCGTCATCCACGGCCCCGATGACGGAATCGGCGTCGGCGGCGTGCGCCGACCGTGCCATGCCGGGCACAAGGGCTGCGGCCAGCAGCAACAGCAGCAGGGTGACCGGCGGCAGGTGCCGACGGGCAAACATGGCGGCGGCAACACGTTGTCCGTGAAAGCGGCGCGTGAACATGCGAACCTCCGAAGTCCTGCGGACAGGCACGATGCAACCCCAGCGTCGGCCGTGCCGTCTCCGGTTTTTTGATTGATGCAGCCTATGGATTCCCAATGAAAATGTAAAGAAAGGTAAATGGAACGTCAGGCCGGAAGCACGGCGCCCCGTCGCGGGGGTTGCGCTCCGGCCCGGCTTCCCATAGGCGAATGGGCAACGAGGACCGCATGAAATACCTGCTCGCCGTCACCCCCCACGAAGACGCCCTGCATGTGCTGCGCACCAGCTTTTCCGGCGACGTTTCGGTCATTCCCTGCCGCACCAGGGCCGAGGCGCTGGCCCAGGCAACGGGGCGTGCGCTGGACATGGTGATGATCGACCTCGGCCTGCTGCTGGAAGGGCGCGAGCCCTCGCGCCGGGTGCTGCACGAGGCGGTGTGGGAGGTGAAGCGCCGGGTGCCCTCCGCCGAGATCATCGTGCTGGCGGAAGCCGATGCCGTGCGCCACGCAGTGGATGCGGTGCAGGCCGGGGCCGGGGGCTACCTGCCGTACCCCCTGCTGGAGGAGGAGGTGCGCCTTGTCGCCCAGAAGCTGCACGAATCGGCGCTGGTGCGTTCGGAACTGGACTACCTGCGCGACCGCCACTGGGCGGGCGATGCGGTGGACCTGGCCCACACCAACAGCCCGCGCATGCGCGAGGTGTTCGACAAGGTGCGGCTGGTGGCGGGCACGCGCAGCACCGTGCTGCTCACGGGCGAGACGGGCACCGGCAAGAGCCTCATCGCCCGGCTCATCCACAACCACAGCAACCGGCGCACGCGGCGGTTCATCAGCGTGCACTGCGGCGCCATACCGGACACGCTGATCGAAAGCGAACTGTTCGGCCACGAGAAGGGCGCCTTTACCGGCGCCGTGCGCAAGAAGCCGGGCAAGTTCGAAATCGCCGAGGGCGGCACCATCTTTCTGGACGAAATAGGCACCGTCAGCCAGTCGGCCCAGATCAAGCTGCTGGGCGTGCTGCAAGACCGGGCCTACCAGCGGGTGGGGGGCGAGGCGGTGCTGCG encodes the following:
- a CDS encoding sigma-54-dependent transcriptional regulator; its protein translation is MKYLLAVTPHEDALHVLRTSFSGDVSVIPCRTRAEALAQATGRALDMVMIDLGLLLEGREPSRRVLHEAVWEVKRRVPSAEIIVLAEADAVRHAVDAVQAGAGGYLPYPLLEEEVRLVAQKLHESALVRSELDYLRDRHWAGDAVDLAHTNSPRMREVFDKVRLVAGTRSTVLLTGETGTGKSLIARLIHNHSNRRTRRFISVHCGAIPDTLIESELFGHEKGAFTGAVRKKPGKFEIAEGGTIFLDEIGTVSQSAQIKLLGVLQDRAYQRVGGEAVLRADVRVIAATNEDLAALCAQGRFRRDLYYRLNVFPVDVPPLRERKEDLLLLAELFVRRYNAQMVKDIRSIHPEVIDAFMGYDWPGNVRELENLIERACILESGTVLTPDSFPAEFFGPGGGGRLATVDTTLPLAEARRRSVDVFERAYLERALAQCGGSVQRTAALAGVTTRQLHKLMTRHGLRKEDYKLRG